The Nodosilinea sp. PGN35 genome has a window encoding:
- a CDS encoding methyl-accepting chemotaxis protein — MNQRKFWKLRHWIMLGYTVPVVALVVSAGVTVVNVRHLAKISEELQQSWEVREKVDHVNLNMQIMDRATRGYLLQRNPTSLLDFNKARTDYRTVVEELNIQVTNEEQRQNLAEITALIDQFIDGHQNMINLVNQNQSAEGVQAWRESNGRALNSEIASLLTTMEELEDGIVARDQALLAAALGRLQFTLLTAATLSLLLSALLGTLVVLKASRIMNQAAGDIVSSASEIATSVEQQERTSSQQVASVSETSTTMDELGASSRQSAEQAESAAAGAQQALALAEGGTLAVERSLEGMTVLREKVDAIADQILRLSEQTNQIGGISGLVSDLANQTNMLALNAAVEAVRAGEHGKGFAVVSGEIRKLADQSKKSAEKINALVADIQTAINSTVMVTDEGTKQVEAGVKIAEETAEAFVGVADAVNNVVLNSQQISLNVKQQAVAIQQVVSAMNSLNTGAQENAHGITQIKVGTHQLNESALRLKVAI, encoded by the coding sequence ATGAATCAACGCAAATTTTGGAAGCTGCGCCACTGGATTATGCTGGGCTACACGGTGCCGGTGGTCGCGCTGGTCGTTTCCGCTGGTGTGACCGTAGTCAACGTTCGTCACCTGGCTAAAATTTCTGAGGAGCTGCAACAGTCCTGGGAAGTGCGCGAGAAGGTCGATCATGTCAATCTCAACATGCAGATTATGGATCGCGCTACCCGCGGCTACTTGCTCCAGAGAAACCCTACCTCGCTACTTGATTTTAACAAGGCCAGAACAGATTACAGAACCGTAGTCGAGGAGTTAAATATTCAGGTTACTAATGAAGAGCAGCGGCAAAATTTAGCTGAGATTACGGCGTTGATTGATCAGTTTATTGATGGGCATCAAAATATGATCAATCTGGTCAATCAAAACCAGAGCGCTGAGGGCGTGCAGGCTTGGCGAGAAAGCAATGGCCGAGCCCTCAACAGCGAGATCGCCAGTCTGTTGACGACCATGGAAGAACTTGAGGATGGAATTGTCGCCCGAGATCAAGCTCTACTGGCGGCGGCCCTGGGTCGGCTACAGTTTACGCTGTTGACAGCGGCCACGCTCTCACTGCTTTTGTCTGCTTTGCTTGGCACCCTGGTGGTGCTCAAAGCCTCTCGCATTATGAATCAAGCGGCGGGAGATATTGTCAGCTCAGCCAGCGAAATTGCCACCAGCGTTGAGCAGCAGGAGCGCACCAGCAGCCAGCAGGTGGCCTCGGTTAGCGAAACCAGCACCACCATGGACGAGCTGGGGGCCTCGTCGCGGCAGTCGGCAGAGCAGGCCGAATCGGCAGCCGCTGGAGCCCAGCAGGCGCTGGCGCTGGCGGAGGGCGGCACCCTCGCCGTGGAGCGCAGCCTGGAGGGCATGACTGTTCTACGGGAAAAGGTGGATGCGATCGCCGATCAGATTCTGCGCCTGAGCGAGCAAACTAACCAAATTGGCGGCATTTCTGGTTTGGTCAGCGACCTGGCTAACCAGACCAATATGCTGGCTCTCAACGCGGCGGTTGAGGCGGTACGGGCTGGTGAACACGGCAAGGGCTTTGCGGTGGTCTCAGGGGAGATTCGCAAGCTGGCCGACCAGAGCAAAAAATCGGCCGAGAAAATCAACGCCCTGGTGGCCGACATTCAAACCGCCATCAACTCTACGGTTATGGTGACTGACGAAGGTACCAAGCAGGTGGAAGCAGGGGTGAAAATTGCCGAGGAAACCGCCGAGGCCTTTGTCGGGGTGGCGGACGCGGTCAACAATGTGGTGCTCAACAGCCAGCAGATCTCCCTCAACGTCAAGCAGCAGGCCGTCGCTATTCAGCAGGTGGTCAGCGCCATGAACAGCCTTAACACCGGGGCCCAGGAAAACGCCCACGGCATTACCCAGATCAAAGTTGGCACCCACCAGCTCAACGAGAGCGCCCTGCGGCTCAAGGTGGCCATTTAG
- a CDS encoding CheR family methyltransferase, which produces MDDLILKRISSLIADHSGLCVRPQDFQLLSEKVWRRAKALGLRSLEDYHSYLLKTAPHLEARSEWRELYSILTINESYFFRDSNQIKLLSDRLLPDIIQRQQAAAPLGSKPRLGIWSAGCSTGEELYSIAIALDQLNFPWAQWDVRLIGTDISPTAIHSAREGLYGSWSFRQTSAALQQQYFQPHRQGYKICDRLRQRVIFQYGNLLHDPCPRASDGSWAIDLILCRNVFIYLDHGAIGQILQKFHRALVPQGYLLTGHTELHGQDTSQFQIISCPGSVVYQKPPAPKPLPEPLPSVRPASPVSVPKRAVVSPPPTPSGALAPSDDASLEQALQEAAALLKQDAYSSAIAAAKRLYLTHPRCATARKIAAQAYANIGSYSQAKQLCQQVIQAAPLSLDMHYLLAQIAEDENDLATAKEHLRKIIYLDPEFVKAYLDLASIYDRIKQPEKASTARDHALTLLAKLPPGALLDDQSEVTVAQWQEHLNRRRLPNGS; this is translated from the coding sequence ATGGACGATCTGATCCTCAAGCGCATTAGTAGCCTAATCGCCGATCACTCTGGTCTATGCGTTCGCCCCCAAGATTTTCAGCTTTTGTCGGAGAAAGTCTGGCGGCGCGCTAAGGCGCTGGGGCTGCGATCGCTGGAGGACTACCACAGCTACCTGCTCAAGACGGCACCCCATCTAGAGGCCCGGTCTGAGTGGCGGGAACTGTACTCGATTTTGACCATAAATGAGAGCTATTTCTTTCGAGACAGCAACCAAATCAAGCTGTTGAGCGATCGCCTCCTGCCCGATATTATTCAACGTCAGCAGGCGGCGGCTCCGTTGGGCAGCAAACCCCGCCTGGGCATTTGGAGCGCGGGCTGCTCAACGGGGGAAGAACTGTACTCGATCGCCATTGCCCTCGACCAGCTCAACTTTCCGTGGGCCCAGTGGGACGTGCGGCTGATCGGCACCGACATCAGCCCTACCGCCATTCACAGCGCCCGCGAGGGGCTATACGGCAGCTGGTCGTTTCGGCAGACGTCAGCGGCCCTTCAGCAGCAGTATTTTCAGCCCCATCGCCAGGGCTACAAAATCTGCGATCGCCTGCGGCAGCGCGTGATTTTTCAGTACGGCAATCTGCTCCACGATCCCTGCCCGAGGGCGAGCGATGGCAGCTGGGCTATCGATCTCATTCTGTGCCGCAACGTCTTTATCTATCTCGATCACGGGGCGATCGGACAAATTCTGCAAAAATTCCACCGCGCTCTGGTGCCCCAGGGTTATCTGCTCACCGGTCACACCGAGCTCCACGGTCAGGACACCAGTCAATTTCAGATCATCAGCTGCCCTGGGTCGGTGGTCTATCAAAAACCCCCGGCACCAAAGCCCTTGCCTGAGCCGTTGCCGTCGGTGAGGCCCGCCTCGCCCGTCTCAGTCCCCAAGCGAGCCGTGGTTTCACCGCCGCCAACGCCCTCAGGGGCGCTGGCCCCCAGCGATGATGCCAGTTTAGAACAGGCCCTGCAAGAGGCGGCCGCCTTGCTCAAACAAGACGCCTACAGCAGCGCCATTGCGGCCGCCAAGCGGCTCTATCTGACCCACCCCCGGTGCGCCACCGCCCGCAAAATTGCTGCCCAGGCCTACGCCAACATTGGCAGCTACAGCCAGGCCAAACAGCTTTGCCAGCAGGTAATTCAAGCGGCCCCTCTGAGCTTAGACATGCACTATCTGCTCGCCCAGATCGCCGAAGATGAAAATGACTTGGCCACCGCCAAAGAGCACCTGCGCAAAATCATTTATTTAGACCCCGAGTTTGTCAAAGCTTACCTCGATTTAGCCAGCATTTACGACCGTATCAAACAGCCAGAAAAAGCCAGCACAGCCCGCGACCACGCCCTGACGCTGTTGGCCAAACTCCCTCCCGGTGCCCTACTAGATGACCAAAGTGAAGTCACTGTTGCCCAGTGGCAAGAGCATCTAAACAGGCGTCGGCTCCCCAACGGCAGCTGA
- the hemB gene encoding porphobilinogen synthase — protein MFPTHRPRRLRQHPQLRRMVQETLVTQADLIYPLFAVPGDQVAKEVSSMPGVYQLSIDKIVEEAREVYDLGIPAIILFGIPDEKDTDATGAWHDCGIVQKATTAVKEAVPDLMVIVDTCLCEYTSHGHCGYLEVGDLSGRVLNDPTLELLKKTAVAQANAGADIIAPSGMMDGFVQAIRAGLDESGFEDLPILSYAAKYASAYYGPFRDAAESAPQFGDRRTYQMDPANGTEALKEIELDIAEGADMLMVKPALAYMDIIWRVKQATNLPVAAYNVSGEYAMVKAAALNGWIDEQKVVMETMTSFKRSGADLILTYHAKDVARWLG, from the coding sequence ATGTTTCCGACCCATCGCCCTCGCCGTCTGCGCCAGCACCCCCAACTCCGCCGCATGGTGCAAGAGACCCTGGTCACCCAGGCCGACTTGATCTATCCGCTGTTTGCGGTGCCGGGCGACCAGGTGGCGAAGGAAGTTTCGTCGATGCCGGGGGTCTACCAGCTCTCCATTGACAAAATCGTCGAAGAAGCCAGGGAAGTCTACGACCTGGGCATTCCCGCCATCATTCTGTTTGGCATTCCCGACGAAAAAGACACCGATGCCACCGGGGCCTGGCACGACTGCGGCATTGTGCAAAAGGCCACCACCGCCGTTAAAGAGGCGGTGCCCGACCTGATGGTAATTGTCGATACTTGCCTGTGCGAGTACACCTCCCACGGCCACTGCGGCTACTTAGAGGTGGGTGACCTCAGCGGTCGGGTGCTCAACGACCCCACCCTGGAGCTGCTAAAGAAAACCGCCGTGGCCCAGGCGAATGCGGGGGCCGACATCATTGCCCCCTCCGGCATGATGGATGGCTTTGTGCAGGCGATTCGTGCCGGGCTCGATGAGAGCGGCTTTGAAGACTTGCCGATTCTCTCCTACGCGGCCAAGTACGCCTCGGCCTACTACGGGCCGTTTAGGGACGCGGCGGAGAGTGCGCCCCAGTTTGGCGATCGCCGCACCTACCAGATGGACCCGGCCAACGGCACCGAAGCCCTCAAAGAAATTGAGCTCGACATCGCCGAAGGGGCCGACATGCTGATGGTGAAGCCCGCCCTGGCCTACATGGACATCATCTGGCGGGTGAAGCAGGCCACCAACCTGCCGGTAGCGGCCTACAACGTGTCGGGCGAATACGCCATGGTCAAGGCCGCCGCCCTCAACGGCTGGATCGATGAGCAAAAAGTGGTGATGGAAACCATGACTAGCTTCAAGCGCTCCGGTGCTGACCTGATTTTGACCTACCACGCTAAGGATGTCGCTCGCTGGTTGGGGTAA
- a CDS encoding chemotaxis protein CheW, producing the protein MDSISYLLFTLGGADYGLAAEAVQEMFLLPALASVPEVGPEVVGILNLRGQLLPVIDLQVCLGYSRQPNDLSQAVIVVRCGDQPLGLVVDQIQQVEAIAPSSITLALETPYLGQAEVPLVVGLTRREDTVVVLLDPMGLGQGCPDLSVAPLGQTDQFMAQFSPADRQVLQLRAAGLTQQLIDESTSTQTALAVVGLDGEHFALGLETVHEFTEVSQITPIPCCPPHIVGNMNLRGEVLTLVDVRHCLNLSPAAGASAQKAVVMRLGSLVAGVLIDEVFDVVYVDASEVAVMPTAAHANAIPYLRGVARYGDSVMSLLDLPKLLTQGQLVVDQSNDQEMKN; encoded by the coding sequence ATGGACTCGATATCGTATTTGTTATTTACGTTGGGCGGTGCCGACTACGGGCTAGCTGCCGAAGCCGTGCAGGAAATGTTTTTGTTGCCCGCCCTGGCCTCGGTACCCGAGGTCGGCCCCGAGGTGGTGGGAATTCTCAACCTGCGGGGCCAGCTGCTGCCGGTTATTGACCTGCAAGTCTGTTTGGGCTACTCCCGTCAGCCCAACGATCTCAGCCAGGCTGTAATTGTGGTGCGGTGCGGCGATCAGCCGCTGGGTCTGGTCGTGGATCAGATTCAGCAGGTGGAGGCGATCGCCCCCAGCAGCATTACCCTCGCCCTTGAGACCCCCTACCTGGGCCAGGCAGAGGTTCCCCTCGTGGTTGGCCTGACCCGGCGGGAAGACACTGTCGTGGTGCTGCTAGATCCGATGGGCCTGGGGCAGGGCTGCCCCGATCTCAGCGTCGCTCCCCTGGGCCAGACTGACCAATTTATGGCGCAGTTTAGCCCCGCCGATCGGCAGGTGCTACAGCTTCGGGCCGCCGGGCTGACTCAGCAGCTGATTGACGAGAGCACCTCAACCCAGACGGCCCTAGCCGTGGTGGGGCTAGACGGCGAGCATTTTGCCCTGGGGTTAGAGACCGTGCACGAATTTACCGAAGTATCTCAGATCACCCCCATTCCCTGCTGCCCACCGCACATCGTCGGCAACATGAATCTGCGCGGCGAAGTTTTGACCCTGGTAGATGTGCGGCACTGCTTAAATTTGTCCCCTGCCGCTGGCGCTAGTGCTCAAAAGGCTGTGGTTATGCGCCTGGGGTCGCTAGTGGCTGGGGTGCTGATCGACGAGGTCTTTGATGTGGTCTATGTGGATGCATCGGAAGTGGCGGTTATGCCCACAGCGGCTCACGCCAATGCGATTCCCTACCTGCGAGGCGTTGCCCGCTACGGGGACTCAGTTATGAGCCTTTTAGACTTGCCGAAGTTACTCACCCAGGGCCAGCTTGTAGTTGATCAGTCAAACGACCAAGAGATGAAAAATTGA
- the fba gene encoding class II fructose-bisphosphate aldolase (catalyzes the reversible aldol condensation of dihydroxyacetonephosphate and glyceraldehyde 3-phosphate in the Calvin cycle, glycolysis, and/or gluconeogenesis), with amino-acid sequence MALVSLRLLLDHAAENGYGIPAYNVNNLEQILAIMKAADDTDSPVILQASRGARSYAGENFLRHLVLAAVETYPHIPVVMHQDHGNSPATCYSALRNGFTSVMMDGSLEADAKTPASFEYNAAVTSEVVKVAHAIGCSVEGELGCLGSLETGAGEAEDGHGFEGTLSKDQLLTDPDEAVQFVEATQVDALAVAIGTSHGAYKFTRKPTGEILAISRIEEIHRRLPNTHLVMHGSSSVPQKWLDMINEYGGQIPETYGVPLEEIQKGIKSGVRKVNIDTDNRLAITAAIREAAAKDPSNFDPRHFMKPSMKYMTEVCAERYDAFGTAGNASKIKQEPVEVYAVKYAKGELDAKVSTAAVA; translated from the coding sequence ATGGCGCTTGTCTCACTGAGGCTACTGCTGGATCACGCAGCTGAAAACGGCTACGGCATTCCGGCCTACAACGTAAACAACCTGGAGCAAATTCTGGCCATCATGAAGGCGGCGGATGACACCGACAGCCCCGTGATTTTGCAGGCCTCTCGCGGTGCGCGCTCCTACGCTGGTGAAAACTTCCTGCGTCACCTGGTGCTGGCCGCCGTTGAAACCTACCCCCACATCCCCGTGGTCATGCACCAAGACCACGGCAACTCTCCCGCCACCTGCTATTCAGCCCTGCGTAACGGCTTCACCAGCGTCATGATGGATGGCTCGCTCGAAGCCGATGCCAAGACCCCTGCCAGCTTTGAGTACAACGCCGCTGTGACCAGCGAAGTTGTTAAGGTGGCTCACGCTATCGGTTGCAGTGTAGAAGGCGAGCTGGGCTGCCTCGGCTCCCTCGAAACCGGCGCGGGCGAAGCGGAAGACGGCCACGGCTTTGAGGGCACCCTCAGCAAAGACCAACTGCTCACCGACCCCGATGAAGCAGTTCAATTTGTGGAAGCCACCCAGGTCGATGCTCTGGCCGTTGCCATCGGCACCAGCCACGGGGCCTATAAGTTCACCCGCAAGCCCACTGGCGAAATCCTGGCCATCAGCCGCATCGAAGAGATTCACCGCCGCCTGCCCAACACCCACTTGGTGATGCACGGGTCTTCCTCTGTGCCCCAGAAGTGGCTGGACATGATCAACGAGTACGGTGGTCAAATTCCTGAGACCTACGGCGTGCCCCTCGAAGAGATTCAAAAGGGCATCAAGAGCGGCGTTCGCAAAGTCAACATTGACACCGACAACCGCCTGGCCATTACCGCTGCCATCCGTGAAGCGGCGGCGAAGGATCCTTCTAACTTCGATCCTCGCCACTTCATGAAGCCCTCGATGAAGTACATGACCGAAGTCTGTGCTGAGCGCTACGACGCCTTCGGCACCGCTGGCAACGCCAGCAAGATCAAGCAGGAGCCTGTGGAAGTCTACGCTGTTAAGTACGCCAAGGGCGAACTCGACGCCAAAGTCTCTACCGCCGCTGTGGCTTAA
- the lexA gene encoding transcriptional repressor LexA, producing MLLLPSERRLHDCLRQWVAIHGYAPTIREMKTALKASSTSSVQDLLERLQRKGLIDRQRGRSRAIRLRFSELPLQGRIQAGYLTEQPNCWEWIRLDGNCYEKGDYALKVCGDSMVMAQIFDGDVVVIRPTQDIWAIRPGQIAVVLIEGEGTTLKHVYCREGDRHVILKPANPALPSRTLEWSQVGVQGVMVGLHRLSDELWIAI from the coding sequence ATGCTTCTCCTTCCTTCTGAACGCCGCTTACATGACTGTTTGAGGCAGTGGGTAGCTATTCACGGCTACGCCCCCACAATCCGAGAAATGAAGACTGCCCTGAAGGCGTCTTCAACATCTTCAGTGCAAGATCTACTGGAACGATTGCAGCGTAAAGGGTTGATCGATCGACAGCGCGGGCGATCGCGAGCCATCCGCCTGCGGTTTAGCGAACTGCCTTTGCAGGGAAGGATTCAAGCGGGCTATCTGACAGAGCAGCCAAACTGTTGGGAGTGGATCCGATTAGACGGCAATTGTTACGAAAAGGGTGACTATGCCCTTAAGGTATGCGGCGATAGCATGGTAATGGCGCAAATTTTTGACGGCGATGTCGTCGTTATTCGCCCGACCCAAGATATTTGGGCCATTCGCCCAGGGCAAATTGCCGTTGTTTTGATTGAAGGTGAAGGCACAACGCTCAAGCACGTCTACTGCCGCGAAGGCGATCGCCATGTGATCTTAAAGCCCGCCAACCCAGCCCTTCCATCCCGAACACTAGAGTGGTCTCAAGTAGGCGTGCAAGGTGTCATGGTTGGACTGCATCGCCTTAGCGATGAGCTATGGATAGCAATTTGA
- a CDS encoding hybrid sensor histidine kinase/response regulator codes for MSDRYIADDELRDIFKAASEERLQAFDDGLLHLENHPDDSATIAALMREAHSLKGDGNMLGVGDLGKVAHHIEHILGGLLRGEADLSADLCDRLAHGLTALKQLVHEATTGEPTGVNVFYVLAELMGAAPSPSSPDSPRPDLPAEPPALLVSPPPASDSPVAPAPPRPDTSPPDASFTEASNYRIDTIRVPTQSLDALMNDSGELTVAKTRVTHRLTEIDAIATLREEWSRDLLINRFLLHEAQQGKPVWPQIEGFHQRAEQRLEQLGAMADGLSTALHEDSDRLERITGRLEEGIRTLRLLPLSTIFNLFPRLVRDLARQEGKQVQLVIEGGDTHADKRILEEMKDPLLHMIHNAIDHGIESPAERLRQGKPEVATLTLRGYRTSAGIRIEVSDDGRGLDLTSIKQAAVRRGLYRPEELELLTPAQIQGLILSPGFSSRTMVTEISGRGVGLDVLRTNVERLKGSISVQSTPGEGCTLSIQLGTTLATAHVLLVAAGGQTFALPAELVETACLVQSSEIFTLEGHPAIMRNERPVSVVWLADLLNLPRVEPKHNRRSPSSNPGDPVQRRLACIILQAGPDRLGIFIEALLDEQEVVLKPQSQLLKRVRYISGATILGTGDVCMVLNPQDLIASVRHRRGSPAPAAANLAEAQTEARPRCILLVEDSIATRTQEKRILESAGYEVVTAVDGLDGFNKLRSRSFDAVVSDVQMPNLDGLGLTQRIRQQREYSELPVVLVTTLASEDDRRRGAEAGANAYITKGSFTQDVLFETLNRLI; via the coding sequence TTGAGCGATCGCTACATTGCCGATGATGAGCTGCGCGATATCTTTAAAGCCGCCAGTGAGGAGCGTCTGCAAGCCTTCGACGACGGGCTGCTCCACCTCGAAAACCATCCCGATGACTCCGCCACCATCGCAGCGCTGATGCGTGAGGCCCACTCCCTCAAGGGCGACGGCAATATGCTGGGGGTAGGCGATCTGGGCAAGGTGGCCCACCACATTGAGCACATCCTCGGCGGTCTGCTGCGCGGCGAAGCAGACCTGTCGGCGGATTTGTGCGATCGCCTTGCCCACGGCCTCACCGCCCTCAAGCAGCTCGTCCACGAAGCCACCACTGGCGAGCCCACCGGGGTCAACGTGTTCTACGTCCTCGCCGAACTCATGGGAGCTGCCCCCAGCCCCAGTTCCCCAGACTCCCCTCGCCCCGATCTGCCGGCCGAACCGCCTGCTTTACTGGTTTCTCCCCCGCCCGCCTCAGACTCTCCGGTCGCCCCGGCTCCCCCCCGGCCCGACACTTCCCCCCCCGACGCTTCATTCACCGAAGCCTCCAACTACCGCATCGACACAATTCGCGTGCCTACCCAGAGCCTCGATGCGCTGATGAACGACAGCGGTGAGCTGACCGTGGCTAAGACCCGAGTCACCCACCGGCTCACCGAAATCGATGCCATCGCCACCCTGCGGGAAGAGTGGAGCCGCGATCTGCTGATCAACCGCTTCTTGCTCCACGAGGCTCAGCAGGGCAAACCGGTGTGGCCGCAGATTGAGGGCTTTCACCAGCGGGCTGAGCAGCGGCTCGAACAACTCGGCGCGATGGCCGATGGGCTCAGCACGGCTCTCCACGAAGACAGCGATCGCCTAGAGCGAATTACAGGCCGCCTGGAGGAAGGGATTCGGACCCTGCGCCTGCTTCCCCTTTCTACCATCTTCAACCTGTTTCCCCGGCTGGTGCGCGATCTGGCCCGCCAGGAGGGCAAACAGGTGCAGCTGGTGATCGAAGGCGGCGATACCCACGCCGACAAGCGCATTCTTGAGGAGATGAAAGATCCCCTGCTCCACATGATCCACAATGCCATTGACCACGGCATTGAGTCCCCCGCCGAGCGCCTGCGACAGGGCAAGCCCGAGGTAGCAACGCTGACCCTGCGCGGCTACCGCACCTCCGCCGGAATTCGCATTGAAGTGAGTGACGACGGTCGAGGACTCGATTTGACTTCGATTAAGCAGGCCGCTGTGCGCCGGGGGCTGTATCGCCCAGAGGAGCTAGAGCTGCTCACCCCGGCTCAAATTCAAGGGTTGATCCTCAGTCCTGGGTTTTCGAGCCGCACCATGGTGACCGAGATTTCGGGACGGGGAGTTGGCCTAGACGTGCTGCGCACTAACGTAGAACGCCTGAAGGGCAGCATCTCAGTGCAGTCTACGCCGGGGGAGGGCTGCACCCTCAGCATTCAGCTGGGAACGACGTTGGCCACCGCCCATGTGCTGCTGGTGGCGGCGGGCGGGCAAACCTTTGCGCTGCCCGCCGAGCTAGTGGAGACCGCCTGCCTGGTTCAGAGCAGCGAGATCTTCACCCTGGAGGGCCACCCGGCGATTATGCGAAACGAGCGGCCAGTGTCGGTGGTGTGGCTGGCCGACCTGCTGAATTTGCCCAGAGTCGAACCCAAACACAACCGGCGATCGCCCAGCTCCAACCCCGGAGACCCTGTTCAGCGGCGGCTTGCCTGCATTATTTTGCAGGCTGGCCCCGACCGTTTAGGAATTTTTATTGAGGCGCTGCTCGATGAGCAGGAGGTGGTGCTCAAGCCCCAAAGCCAACTGCTTAAGCGGGTGCGGTACATCTCTGGAGCCACTATTCTGGGCACTGGCGATGTCTGTATGGTGCTCAACCCCCAGGATTTGATCGCGTCAGTGCGCCATCGCCGGGGCTCTCCAGCCCCAGCGGCGGCCAATCTGGCCGAAGCCCAGACTGAGGCGCGACCCCGATGCATTCTGCTGGTGGAAGACTCGATCGCCACCCGCACCCAGGAAAAACGCATTCTAGAGTCGGCGGGCTACGAGGTGGTGACGGCGGTAGATGGCTTAGACGGTTTTAACAAGCTGCGATCGCGCTCCTTTGATGCCGTCGTGTCGGATGTGCAGATGCCCAACCTAGACGGTCTCGGCCTCACCCAGCGCATACGGCAGCAGCGCGAGTACAGTGAGCTACCCGTAGTGCTGGTGACCACCCTGGCCAGCGAAGACGATCGCCGCCGGGGGGCCGAGGCCGGGGCCAACGCCTACATCACCAAGGGCAGCTTCACCCAGGATGTGCTGTTTGAGACCCTCAATCGATTGATTTAG